The Flavobacterium johnsoniae genomic sequence TTTTCGAAAATAAGTGAAAGAGAAAATTATCTGAAAGAGGTTGTTTTTAAAGGGTTTAAGCTTGTCTCAATGAATAAAATTGATGATGAAATTCCTTATCAATTGCAAATAAAGAGAATTGATAAAGTTGATGAAAAAAGTGTTAACGAATATGCAATTTACTTATGGGAAAAAGCGAATGAGTATAATGGTGAATATGATGGGTGGGAAACTAGTGTTGAAAAGTAGCTATGAAAAACCTTAGAACCTTAGCGTCTCAGGGCCTCAGAACCTTATTTGTAATAATTTCGAAACCAAACCTTCTGCCATTCCCTTTTTAAAATCAAAAAAGCAACTTGTTCTGCTAAAATAACTAAATCAGATCCATCAAGACTTTTTATCTCATTTTCAGGAACATCAATAATATATAGAAGATTTAAATATTCAGCAAATTTGTACTGAATCATTCTGTAGATTTTTTCGTGAAGCTGGATTTTTAATTCATCTGGCGAAATGCTTAATGGAAAATCAATTCCTTCATTGGCAAGATTAAAATCTTTATTAATCTGCTCAATTAGGTTTAAATATAAAGTCTCTGCTTGCGCTTGCGCTAATAAAGCTTCGGTATTTATGGGTGCTACAAACATGAGATTTTAGATTTTAGATTGCTGATTTATGATTGTAGATTTTTTTTTCTGAATACTTTTTTTCTGAAAACTGAACACTAAACCTTACGTCCCATTAAATTCTCTCCGAAAGTTCTCAAAACATCTTTCTTTTCAGAATTAATTTCCATTTTTTCTAAAGTTTCAAAAGCTTTAAAAGTGTGCATTTCGATAGCTTCTTGCGTTGCTTTTGAAGCACCAGATTCATTAAAAATAGTTTTAGCTGTTTCTATTTTTTCGATATTATTTTCTAATTGAAGCGTAAATAATTGCTCTAATTCTGAGGCTTTTTCTTTAGAAGAAAATTCTAAAGCTTTAAGATATAAATATGTCTTTTTATTTTCTATAATATCGCCTCCAACTTGTTTTCCAAAAGTTTCTGGATCTCCAAAAGCATCTAAATAATCGTCTTGCAATTGGAAAGCTAAACCTAAATTCAGTCCAAAATCGTAAATTAAATCAGCTTCTTTTTCTGAAGTTTTAGCCACAATTGCACCCATTTTCATAGCAGCAGCAACCAAAACGGCTGTTTTATACTCAATCATTTTCAAATATTCCGGAATCGTAACATCTTTACGAGTTTCGAAATCAACATCCCATTGTTGTCCTTCGCAAACTTCAAGAGCTGTTTTACTGAATAATTTGGCTAGGTTTCTAAAAACATTTGGTTCGTATTGTTCAAAATATTGATACGCCAAGATCAACATGGCATCGCCAGAAAGGATTCCGGTGTTTAGATTCCATTTTTCATGAACCGTTACTTGACCTCTTCTCAAAGGCGCATCATCCATTATATCATCATGAACAAGAGAAAAATTATGGAAAACTTCAACAGCCATGGCCGCGGGAAGCGCAGTAGTGTAATCAGTATTAAAAACTTCTGCAGCCATTAAAGTCAAAACCGGACGAATGCGTTTTCCGCCAAGTCCTAAAATATATTCAATCGGCTCATAAAGGTTTACAGGCTCTTTGTGAATATTTTGCTTTTTTAAATAATCAATAAAAAAATCCTGGTACTGACTAATATCGTGCATAAAATGAAATTCTGATTTACGAGGCTCAAAGATACAATTCAATTATGAATTATTTCCTGATAAATATCAAATGCTGTTAAACATTTAAACTTTCATGCTAAACGAACTCAAAATTAATTCATTAAAAAACGAAAAAAAACTTGGAAACTTTTTTGGTATTCTTAGTTTCCTGTTTATATTTGCAACATTAAATGGAAACTCGAAACACTAAAAAAGTTTCCATAGTAAGTTTTTAATGATTTATAAACTTAATTAAATCAGGTTTTTATGAGAACAACATGGACTTTAGATTCAGCGCAATCAGACGTTTTATTAAAAATGAGACGATCAAGAACGGCTTATGTAGGGGGAACTGCCAATAAATTTGATGGTTATGTAAATATTGAGGATAATGAGATTGAAGATGCTTCGGTTGAATTCTCATTAGATATCAACAATAAAAATGAAAGTTTCCAATCTATTGATGCTTATTTGCAGCTTCAAGATTTTTTTGAAGAAGATGAGCATCCAATAATTCGTTTTAAATCGACTTCATTTCAAAAAGTAAATCAAAATATTAATTTTTTCAAAGGAGATTTGACTATCAAAGACGTTACAAGAGTAGTTGAATTGGATGCAGAATTTCTAGGAGAGAATATGCACAACGGAGA encodes the following:
- a CDS encoding ribonuclease E inhibitor RraB yields the protein MKQHFILLLGLSLSFFSCQTKALNDFEIMKQKEIEANKKTIKALHNEGDKLIVPREVFHWIYFSKISERENYLKEVVFKGFKLVSMNKIDDEIPYQLQIKRIDKVDEKSVNEYAIYLWEKANEYNGEYDGWETSVEK
- a CDS encoding polyprenyl synthetase family protein produces the protein MHDISQYQDFFIDYLKKQNIHKEPVNLYEPIEYILGLGGKRIRPVLTLMAAEVFNTDYTTALPAAMAVEVFHNFSLVHDDIMDDAPLRRGQVTVHEKWNLNTGILSGDAMLILAYQYFEQYEPNVFRNLAKLFSKTALEVCEGQQWDVDFETRKDVTIPEYLKMIEYKTAVLVAAAMKMGAIVAKTSEKEADLIYDFGLNLGLAFQLQDDYLDAFGDPETFGKQVGGDIIENKKTYLYLKALEFSSKEKASELEQLFTLQLENNIEKIETAKTIFNESGASKATQEAIEMHTFKAFETLEKMEINSEKKDVLRTFGENLMGRKV
- a CDS encoding YceI family protein; protein product: MRTTWTLDSAQSDVLLKMRRSRTAYVGGTANKFDGYVNIEDNEIEDASVEFSLDINNKNESFQSIDAYLQLQDFFEEDEHPIIRFKSTSFQKVNQNINFFKGDLTIKDVTRVVELDAEFLGENMHNGEKKVAFEIKGNVKREDFGLEYGSFNHANGAALGKDIKIIANLEFSI